The proteins below come from a single Ochotona princeps isolate mOchPri1 chromosome 6, mOchPri1.hap1, whole genome shotgun sequence genomic window:
- the LOC131480433 gene encoding LOW QUALITY PROTEIN: zinc finger protein 501-like (The sequence of the model RefSeq protein was modified relative to this genomic sequence to represent the inferred CDS: substituted 1 base at 1 genomic stop codon), giving the protein MGLMVVAKIAVFAAYAGAVPPLGLRCGSAAFYMLPRLENTNTHSVLVSFEDVAVDFTQEEWQTMDNTQRTLYREVMLETYTNLLSLGYSMAKPDVIFKLEQESAPWIVEKSVNQGLPDPHGKNELLGANQKGQDIIFRKPDEIAFEKKHASNVPENNHESEGNLSQLDKIHICQQSFEHNGKEKTFNGKKIVLMGKQVYTKEPCNQQPVSVGEAIHVGYYKSCLTTKQRTNTGEYLYVSSECKENMYQKSELIRDQILQSAENPYECNEHGKTFHQQLSLIRHQSIDTGKKSYQCSACGKAVFCKSHLIRHQRSHTGEKPYECSECGKAFCQKPHLLAHQRIHTGEKPHECSECGKAFSNKSSIRSHQRIHTGEKPHECRECGKCFSCKSHLIRHQRIHTGEKPYEYSECGKCFSCKSNLIRHQRIHTGEKPYECSECGKAFSQKSHLIAHQRIHTGQKPYECSVYLKAFTYQTGFIXHQGIHTG; this is encoded by the exons gtgttggtgtcatttgaagatgtggctgtggactttacccaggaagaatggcagacaatggacaatactcagcggaccctgtacagggaggtgatgcttgagacctataccaatctgctgtccttgg GGTACTCCATGgcaaagcctgatgtgatcttcaagttggagcaagaatcagcaccatggatAGTGGAGAAATCTGTCAACCAGGgacttccag atccccatggaaagaatgagctgcttggagcGAATCAGAAAGGTCAAGACATAATCTTCAG gaagcctgatgaaatcgcatttgaaaagaagcatgcctctaatgtccctgagaacaaccaCGAGAGTGAGGGAAATCTCAGTCAGcttgacaagatccacatttgtcagcagtcctttgaacacaatgggaAAGAGAAAACTTTCAATGGGAAGAAGATAGTCCTCATGGGTAAGCAAGTTTATACCAAAGAGCCATGTAAtcagcaacctgtcagtgtgggagaagcaattcatgttggctactataaatcttgccttaccaccaaacagagaactaACACAGGAGAATATTTGTATGTGTCCagtgaatgtaaagaaaacatgtaccagaagtcagaactcattagagatcagatccttcaaagtgcagagaatccatatgaatgcaatgagcaTGGAAAAACCTTTCACCAGCAATTATCTCTCATTAGGCATCAGAGCATTGACACGGGGAAAAAATCTTATCAATGTAGTGCGTGTGGAAAAGCTGTTTtttgtaagtcacacctcattcgACATCAGAGAagccacactggggaaaaaccttatgaatgtagtgagtgtggaaaagctttttgtcAGAAGCCACACCTCcttgcacatcagagaatccacactggggaaaaacctcatgaatgtagtgagtgtggaaaagctttttctaataagtcaagcattagatcacatcagagaatccacactggggaaaaacctcatgaatgtagagagtgtgggaaatgcttttcttgtaagtcacacctcattagacatcagagaatccacactggggaaaaaccttatgaatatagtgagtgtgggaaatgcttttcttgtaagtcaaacctcattagacatcagagaatccacacaggggaaaaaccttatgaatgtagtgagtgtggaaaagctttttctcagaagtcacacctcattGCACATCAGAGGATCCACACAGGgcagaaaccttatgaatgtagtgtgtATCTTAAAGCCTTTACTTACCAAACAGGTTTCATTTGACATCAGGGAATCCATACAGGATAA